A section of the Aminiphilus circumscriptus DSM 16581 genome encodes:
- the cas7b gene encoding type I-B CRISPR-associated protein Cas7/Csh2: MAFERRREFLFLYSVRDANPNGDPLNGNAPRKDEETGQILVSDVRIKRTVRDQWIREGGKNVFVDGKAVTLNKRVDELKRQLDKKLKNNKSGDSIKDIINSCIDARLFGVTCTIKEEKASGKSKKNKAAENMENAEENVSSKGKSFSWCGPVQFKWGRSLHRVREQFVQGTAAFATEGKEQRSFRNEYIVPFCVIASYAIANQHASKDSGATEEDLNDLVDTLWKGTENLISRSKVGHTPLLLLEITYREEFDGLIGALDERVSLKTLDCKTLDENAQYALRSLDSVLLDIALLLKAVESKKDNIDQLRLIHNGQLNISGKDELKNILGEERVKEETR; this comes from the coding sequence ATGGCCTTTGAGAGGCGCAGAGAATTTCTCTTCCTCTACAGCGTGAGGGATGCAAACCCGAACGGAGATCCTCTGAACGGCAACGCCCCGAGGAAGGACGAAGAGACGGGACAAATCCTGGTCTCTGACGTGAGGATAAAGCGAACCGTTCGGGATCAATGGATTCGCGAGGGAGGCAAGAACGTCTTCGTGGACGGAAAGGCCGTAACCCTTAACAAAAGAGTAGATGAGCTCAAGAGACAACTAGACAAAAAATTAAAAAATAATAAATCAGGAGACTCAATAAAAGACATAATAAATTCATGCATAGACGCAAGGTTGTTTGGCGTTACTTGTACTATTAAGGAAGAGAAAGCATCCGGCAAAAGCAAGAAAAACAAGGCCGCTGAAAACATGGAGAATGCGGAGGAAAATGTCTCCAGCAAAGGGAAGTCTTTTTCCTGGTGCGGTCCAGTGCAGTTTAAGTGGGGACGGAGCCTTCACAGAGTCCGGGAGCAGTTCGTCCAGGGCACTGCGGCTTTTGCCACGGAGGGAAAAGAGCAGCGCTCCTTCAGAAATGAGTATATCGTGCCCTTCTGCGTGATAGCGAGCTACGCCATAGCCAATCAGCACGCCTCAAAAGACTCGGGGGCCACAGAGGAAGACCTCAATGATCTTGTAGATACCCTCTGGAAGGGTACTGAAAACCTCATCAGCCGAAGTAAGGTGGGACACACACCCCTCCTGCTTCTAGAGATCACTTACCGAGAGGAATTTGATGGCCTCATAGGAGCCTTGGACGAGCGCGTGAGCCTCAAAACCCTTGACTGCAAAACGTTGGACGAGAACGCCCAGTACGCCCTGCGATCTCTGGACTCGGTATTGTTGGATATCGCCCTTCTTTTAAAGGCAGTGGAATCTAAAAAGGACAATATCGACCAACTTCGGCTGATCCACAACGGACAGCTCAACATCTCTGGTAAAGACGAACTGAAGAACATCCTCGGAGAAGAAAGGGTCAAGGAAGAGACGAGGTGA
- the cas5b gene encoding type I-B CRISPR-associated protein Cas5b — protein MALAFDINGPMAMFRKSYTTTSSISFPFPPPTAIAGLIGAIVGFKSGSHSNGCAADFWEEMKGNRVALRILHAGTIARHGLNFFDHRDNTHSPVKHQFVLSPKYRIYVEGAVEERLRPRLEAESFVYTPYLGVAYALANISYAGSFEPTTLNVEDEEDKKICVDSVIPWKENMSIDVVASGGAFRERMPFSMDRQRALERVIDVLYNPKGRKLCLTDKGDAYVTRCNDDVVAWFPHW, from the coding sequence ATGGCCCTGGCTTTCGATATCAACGGCCCCATGGCTATGTTCCGAAAATCCTACACCACCACCTCGTCGATATCGTTTCCCTTTCCGCCTCCTACGGCAATAGCAGGGCTTATCGGTGCCATAGTGGGGTTTAAGAGTGGGAGCCACTCCAATGGCTGCGCTGCCGATTTCTGGGAGGAGATGAAAGGGAATCGTGTTGCACTGCGGATACTCCATGCCGGAACCATTGCCCGTCATGGACTCAACTTTTTCGATCACAGAGACAACACTCACAGCCCAGTGAAGCACCAGTTCGTCCTGTCGCCAAAGTATAGAATCTACGTGGAAGGAGCGGTGGAAGAACGTTTGAGGCCTCGCCTCGAGGCGGAAAGCTTCGTCTACACTCCATATCTTGGCGTGGCGTATGCCCTGGCAAACATATCTTACGCCGGTTCTTTTGAGCCGACGACTCTGAACGTAGAAGACGAAGAAGATAAAAAAATATGCGTGGACAGCGTGATCCCCTGGAAAGAAAACATGTCCATCGACGTTGTAGCTTCCGGGGGGGCGTTCAGGGAACGGATGCCCTTCTCCATGGATCGCCAACGTGCCCTCGAAAGAGTTATCGATGTGCTCTATAACCCAAAGGGCCGCAAGCTCTGCCTGACAGATAAAGGAGACGCCTATGTCACGAGATGCAATGATGACGTGGTGGCCTGGTTCCCTCACTGGTAA
- the cas3 gene encoding CRISPR-associated helicase Cas3', which translates to MTWWPGSLTGKKSHPDKCLVDHLEGVAALAKRLAQTHGVLDKADIEKLFDMSLTHDLAKARDKWQRYLEGKGEGTPHSESSSFFTLDLTHDVMAAELVRCHHGSLKNIEDVKSFWVNDDFKLCDIVSKIKEILPEWEPSLNDATWEKINNDLLFEFKTDENFWLRYRALLSYFIAADRMDALGVSGFDPTPLRFKQPSFDQRNDLDKWRQEVRVECLDNAKCRGEPGVYTLTLPTGTGKTTIGLEIAHMWAKKHGYQSIIYALPFISITEQNAEVARRLLGEDAVQEDHSMIKRGGDDDTPSPLKRMEALFRYWHLPVVITTMAHLWEVLYGDRVNSTINFHQLGKSVVILDEPQSIQAEHWAGLGKTLHLVSKKFKTAFILMTATQPHIAESATEIAPCACQKPISNRYHCKILREELSLGKLPDVLNHHLPLKEPSGLIVANTRREALKIHKIMCEMQEKQQISRGPVLFLSTWMTPAHRRRTLKKLRDLEKEDHPRFLVSTQVVEAGVDLDFHWVARDEGPLDSVIQVAGRCNRHGKRNVGMVLVVRLKNDRGKRFSRMVYDSILLQAMEEVTSEISEFEERQIGDVVGKYYERVSGSKKGSGLWDDIVKGKWATLPPLYAKERPALVTLVVEAEDSNVGELVDFLIKEEWNLKNIEEKKSFLREIQQHAVEIPEKLLLKCREKSSSILSSKNPLRQINNSDMWFLSKEAVSILYDPVTGFTPPEEEDDDINGCFV; encoded by the coding sequence ATGACGTGGTGGCCTGGTTCCCTCACTGGTAAGAAAAGCCATCCGGACAAATGTCTCGTCGACCACCTGGAGGGTGTAGCAGCCTTGGCGAAACGCCTGGCCCAGACCCATGGCGTGCTAGACAAAGCGGACATTGAAAAGCTTTTTGATATGAGCCTTACCCATGACCTGGCAAAAGCACGGGACAAATGGCAGCGGTACCTTGAGGGAAAGGGAGAAGGAACGCCTCACTCGGAAAGCTCCTCCTTTTTCACCCTGGATCTAACGCACGATGTGATGGCAGCCGAACTAGTCCGTTGTCATCACGGTTCACTCAAGAACATTGAAGACGTGAAATCCTTTTGGGTAAATGATGACTTTAAACTATGCGATATCGTCTCAAAAATAAAAGAAATCTTGCCGGAATGGGAACCCTCGCTGAACGACGCAACGTGGGAAAAGATTAATAATGACCTGCTCTTCGAATTTAAGACAGACGAGAACTTTTGGTTAAGATATCGCGCTCTACTATCGTATTTTATTGCCGCCGACAGAATGGATGCCCTGGGAGTCTCGGGCTTCGACCCCACGCCTCTTCGGTTCAAGCAACCCAGCTTCGACCAAAGGAATGACCTCGACAAGTGGAGGCAAGAAGTCCGGGTTGAGTGTCTTGATAATGCAAAGTGCAGGGGAGAACCCGGAGTGTATACCTTGACGCTTCCCACCGGGACGGGAAAAACCACCATCGGCCTTGAGATAGCCCATATGTGGGCGAAAAAACACGGTTATCAGTCCATCATCTACGCTCTACCGTTCATCAGCATCACCGAGCAGAATGCAGAGGTAGCCCGTCGGCTCCTCGGCGAGGACGCAGTCCAGGAAGATCATTCCATGATTAAACGAGGTGGGGATGACGACACTCCGTCTCCTTTGAAAAGAATGGAGGCACTGTTTCGTTATTGGCATCTTCCGGTGGTAATTACCACCATGGCTCACCTCTGGGAGGTTCTTTATGGTGACAGGGTCAACTCCACCATCAATTTCCATCAGCTCGGGAAGTCGGTGGTTATTTTGGACGAACCCCAATCTATTCAGGCAGAGCACTGGGCAGGATTGGGCAAGACACTGCATCTCGTTTCGAAAAAGTTCAAAACCGCTTTTATTCTCATGACAGCAACACAACCCCATATAGCGGAATCCGCCACGGAAATCGCTCCGTGTGCATGCCAAAAACCCATATCAAATAGATACCACTGCAAGATCCTGCGCGAGGAACTCTCCCTCGGGAAATTACCGGATGTACTTAATCACCATCTTCCCTTAAAAGAGCCCTCGGGGCTCATCGTGGCCAACACCCGCAGAGAAGCGCTCAAAATCCACAAAATCATGTGCGAAATGCAGGAAAAGCAACAAATTTCTCGGGGGCCGGTCCTTTTCCTCTCCACGTGGATGACACCGGCGCACCGCAGGCGAACCTTGAAAAAGCTCAGGGACCTCGAGAAAGAAGATCATCCGCGGTTTCTGGTTTCTACGCAGGTAGTGGAAGCAGGGGTAGACCTGGATTTCCATTGGGTAGCCCGGGACGAGGGCCCCTTAGACAGCGTAATACAGGTGGCGGGCCGCTGCAACCGCCACGGCAAGCGTAACGTCGGCATGGTACTGGTCGTGAGGCTCAAGAATGATAGAGGAAAACGTTTCTCCCGCATGGTTTATGACTCTATATTGCTTCAGGCCATGGAGGAAGTAACAAGCGAAATTTCGGAGTTCGAGGAGCGTCAGATCGGAGATGTGGTAGGTAAATACTATGAACGAGTCTCGGGAAGCAAAAAAGGCAGCGGCCTTTGGGATGACATCGTCAAGGGAAAATGGGCGACGCTGCCTCCCCTTTACGCGAAAGAAAGACCAGCGCTGGTGACGCTGGTGGTGGAGGCGGAAGATTCCAACGTAGGCGAACTTGTGGATTTTTTAATCAAAGAAGAATGGAATCTCAAAAACATAGAAGAAAAGAAGTCTTTTCTCAGGGAAATTCAACAACATGCCGTAGAAATTCCTGAAAAGCTTCTTCTAAAATGCCGCGAAAAGTCTTCCTCTATTCTTTCCTCCAAAAATCCGTTAAGACAGATCAACAACAGCGACATGTGGTTCCTGTCGAAGGAAGCTGTGAGCATACTCTACGACCCGGTGACGGGCTTCACTCCCCCAGAAGAAGAGGACGACGACATAAATGGGTGCTTCGTCTGA
- the cas6 gene encoding CRISPR-associated endoribonuclease Cas6, producing the protein MTVHIESKQSGPVRLPEAYRHYLQAAVYGLLSEDLAAFLHGPGFLFEKRSFRLFTFSRLQSVSPPRREKDVLLFDSPLSFVLSSPVLDILEECAQGLLSGRLFRLGNNELLCSGVEVTAPVVAGTRVLLRTLSPITVYSTLRRGDGRPYTVYYEPQETAFSEQIASNLRKKQAALAGTAEKNCPGERDDAEVSQDPLLRFRPVGRVHRVTGFFSPGDTFPVKGWDGLFRLEGPQELLQLALDAGLGAKNSSGWGCVELVREAGDAEEATGAVSAVPCG; encoded by the coding sequence ATGACGGTTCATATTGAATCCAAACAGAGCGGTCCCGTGCGTCTCCCCGAAGCGTATCGGCATTATCTGCAGGCCGCCGTATACGGGCTCCTCTCGGAGGACCTCGCGGCGTTCCTCCACGGTCCGGGATTTCTCTTCGAAAAACGTTCCTTCCGCCTCTTCACGTTCTCCCGGCTTCAAAGCGTCTCCCCTCCTCGAAGAGAGAAAGACGTTCTTCTCTTCGACTCGCCTCTCTCGTTCGTCCTTTCTTCTCCCGTGCTGGATATTCTCGAGGAGTGCGCCCAGGGACTTCTTTCGGGGCGGCTGTTCCGTCTGGGGAACAACGAACTGCTCTGTTCCGGCGTGGAAGTGACGGCTCCCGTGGTGGCAGGAACGCGGGTCCTGCTGCGCACGCTCTCGCCCATTACGGTCTACTCCACGCTGCGCAGAGGGGACGGGCGCCCCTACACGGTGTATTACGAGCCGCAGGAAACGGCCTTTTCAGAACAGATTGCGTCGAACCTCCGAAAAAAACAGGCCGCTCTCGCCGGAACTGCGGAGAAGAACTGCCCCGGCGAACGCGACGACGCGGAGGTTTCGCAAGACCCTTTGCTTCGTTTTCGCCCCGTGGGAAGGGTGCATCGCGTGACCGGCTTTTTTTCTCCCGGGGATACCTTTCCGGTGAAGGGGTGGGACGGCCTGTTCCGTCTCGAAGGGCCGCAGGAGCTGTTGCAGCTCGCACTAGACGCGGGGCTGGGTGCGAAGAATTCGAGCGGCTGGGGATGCGTCGAACTGGTGCGGGAGGCGGGAGATGCGGAGGAGGCGACCGGAGCGGTTTCCGCGGTTCCTTGCGGATAA
- a CDS encoding PTS sugar transporter subunit IIA encodes MQRSLADLLREDLIAVHVEASDAETVIRALASRLVEKGFAEPGYADDAVAREKIYPTGLPTLPLGTAIPHADPDRVSASGIAVGILASPAAFGLMGTDGSSTVTAKIVFLLAIREREKQVGLIRELVELLQNPTLLERLGNVETEGEALRLLLFPPAALEERETGR; translated from the coding sequence ATGCAGCGCTCGCTTGCCGACCTTCTGAGGGAAGATCTCATCGCGGTTCACGTGGAGGCCTCCGATGCGGAGACGGTCATTCGTGCTCTCGCGTCTCGCTTGGTCGAAAAGGGGTTCGCGGAGCCGGGGTACGCGGATGACGCCGTTGCGAGGGAGAAGATCTATCCCACCGGATTGCCCACGCTACCTCTGGGAACGGCGATTCCTCATGCCGATCCGGACCGGGTCTCCGCCTCGGGAATCGCTGTCGGTATCCTTGCGTCGCCCGCGGCTTTCGGACTGATGGGAACAGACGGATCCAGCACGGTCACGGCAAAGATCGTCTTCCTCTTGGCGATCAGGGAAAGAGAGAAGCAGGTAGGGTTGATCCGAGAACTGGTAGAACTCCTGCAGAATCCGACGCTGCTGGAGCGTCTCGGAAACGTCGAGACGGAGGGAGAGGCGTTGCGCCTTCTGCTCTTTCCTCCTGCCGCCTTGGAGGAAAGAGAGACCGGGCGATGA
- a CDS encoding PTS galactitol transporter subunit IIC has product MESIKTISDFMTGLGPTIMLPIVVFCLGLILGQKPGRALTSAITVGVGFVGLNLVIGLLLGALDPATKALIAATDVKLEAVDVGWGVGAAIAFSTTIGALIIPLAFGINIVMLLTKTTKTLNVDMWNFWHFAFTGSVVYLVSGGGGKGLILGLAAGGAHCVIALLIGDYTAKRVQEFFHLPNISIPQGWCVTSVPIIAVLDWIMERIPGLRNINWDEKTIREKLGVLGQPVTMGAVLGLFLGFFAYGFAKNTFLLAVQMAAVMLLVPRIIAIFMEGLTPLSEAGRQFMQKHFKGRDFYIGLDSAILIGHPITIAAAIVLIPITLLLAFVLPGNRVLPFADLAATAFFVCMVPPMTRGNLFRTILYGTIIMAMILYLAGSFAPVITDIARSSGVYAIPEGATMISGLSNGNWIAWIMMKITQLLFGA; this is encoded by the coding sequence ATGGAAAGCATCAAGACGATCAGTGATTTCATGACGGGATTGGGTCCCACCATCATGCTTCCAATCGTGGTTTTTTGCCTGGGCTTGATCCTGGGGCAGAAGCCGGGAAGGGCCCTCACTTCGGCAATTACGGTGGGTGTTGGATTCGTCGGACTGAACTTGGTGATCGGTCTGTTGCTGGGCGCCCTGGATCCTGCGACCAAGGCCCTTATTGCCGCTACCGACGTCAAGCTCGAAGCGGTCGACGTCGGGTGGGGAGTGGGTGCTGCAATCGCGTTCAGCACTACCATCGGTGCCCTCATCATTCCACTGGCTTTCGGCATCAACATCGTAATGCTCCTCACGAAAACCACGAAAACTCTCAATGTGGACATGTGGAATTTTTGGCATTTCGCGTTCACCGGATCGGTGGTCTATTTAGTCTCGGGTGGCGGCGGCAAGGGGCTGATCCTGGGCCTCGCGGCTGGAGGAGCACACTGCGTGATTGCCTTGCTCATCGGGGATTATACGGCGAAGAGAGTGCAGGAATTCTTTCACCTGCCGAACATCTCCATTCCCCAAGGGTGGTGCGTCACCAGCGTCCCGATCATTGCCGTTCTCGACTGGATCATGGAGCGCATTCCCGGTCTGAGGAACATAAACTGGGACGAAAAGACTATCCGGGAGAAGTTGGGCGTTCTCGGACAGCCCGTCACGATGGGAGCGGTCCTGGGATTGTTCCTGGGCTTCTTCGCCTATGGTTTCGCGAAAAATACCTTTCTCCTGGCGGTTCAGATGGCGGCGGTCATGCTGCTGGTTCCGCGCATCATCGCAATTTTTATGGAAGGGTTGACTCCTCTCTCTGAGGCGGGGAGACAGTTCATGCAGAAGCACTTCAAGGGGCGCGATTTCTACATCGGTCTCGATTCGGCCATTCTCATAGGACACCCCATCACCATCGCGGCAGCCATTGTTCTGATTCCGATCACGCTTCTTCTCGCCTTCGTTCTTCCGGGCAACCGGGTATTGCCCTTCGCGGACTTGGCGGCCACTGCGTTCTTTGTCTGCATGGTTCCGCCCATGACGAGAGGGAATCTTTTCCGCACGATTCTCTACGGCACGATCATCATGGCGATGATTCTCTATCTCGCCGGCTCTTTTGCGCCGGTCATCACCGATATCGCCCGGTCGAGCGGTGTCTACGCCATTCCCGAGGGAGCGACGATGATCTCCGGGCTTTCCAACGGAAACTGGATTGCCTGGATCATGATGAAGATCACCCAGCTTCTCTTCGGCGCGTGA
- a CDS encoding PTS sugar transporter subunit IIB, producing MRWEKRVADWRWRHGTSESLAEECVVFDAFTLDSLGKGGVSMDAVKRTYRIVVACGTGIATSTHVALKLKEMLAERGKDRVEIVQCRVPEIPAYAEDADAVVSTAQVPYELSVPVFTSAIAFLTGIGMEELVDEIAAKLDENMSAT from the coding sequence ATGCGTTGGGAGAAGCGGGTTGCGGATTGGCGGTGGCGCCATGGAACGTCCGAGTCGCTGGCGGAGGAATGTGTCGTTTTCGACGCGTTCACCCTTGATTCTCTCGGGAAAGGTGGAGTGTCCATGGATGCGGTGAAAAGAACGTATCGGATCGTTGTAGCTTGTGGAACCGGTATTGCCACATCGACGCATGTCGCTCTTAAGCTGAAGGAAATGCTTGCCGAGCGTGGAAAGGACCGTGTCGAGATCGTGCAGTGCCGCGTTCCGGAAATACCAGCCTATGCGGAAGATGCCGACGCGGTCGTCTCGACGGCTCAGGTCCCTTATGAGCTTTCCGTCCCTGTATTCACCAGCGCTATTGCTTTCCTGACGGGAATCGGCATGGAGGAGCTCGTGGACGAAATCGCCGCCAAACTCGACGAAAACATGTCTGCCACGTAA
- a CDS encoding DeoR/GlpR family DNA-binding transcription regulator, whose amino-acid sequence MQRQAHPSILPAERQRRILEAIRSGGGVTVEGLVSHLGVSEATVRRDLEALSAKGLVSRTHGGAVSPGTSTAFEDSYAEKQFKNLEEKCRIGAVAAALAADGEAIALDAGSTTLEVARRLINLRHLTVMTYDLLIAGTVDYNPTSSVLLAGGRVRRGFGLTLGSETERFFRRVRVNKAFLGADAIDPDRGIFNANFEEAAVKQLLIESACEVIVVADRSKFGKTALVEICGMERITRIVTDRGADPAALDALRRNGVAVTLA is encoded by the coding sequence ATGCAGAGGCAGGCTCATCCTTCGATTCTTCCGGCGGAGCGCCAGAGAAGAATTCTGGAAGCAATTCGCTCCGGTGGCGGGGTGACGGTGGAGGGTCTGGTCAGTCATCTCGGAGTTTCCGAGGCCACGGTTCGGCGGGATCTCGAAGCACTCAGCGCCAAGGGGCTGGTGAGCCGGACCCATGGCGGCGCTGTCTCTCCCGGGACCAGTACGGCTTTCGAGGACAGTTATGCGGAAAAACAGTTCAAGAACCTGGAGGAAAAATGTCGTATCGGCGCCGTTGCAGCCGCGCTGGCGGCGGATGGAGAGGCCATCGCTCTGGATGCGGGTTCGACGACGCTGGAAGTCGCCAGGAGGCTGATCAATCTCAGGCACTTGACGGTCATGACGTACGATCTTCTGATTGCCGGAACGGTGGACTACAACCCGACGAGTTCGGTTCTTCTGGCGGGGGGCAGGGTTCGTCGGGGGTTCGGTTTGACTCTCGGGAGCGAGACGGAACGTTTCTTCCGCCGCGTGCGGGTGAATAAGGCTTTCCTCGGGGCGGACGCCATTGACCCGGACCGGGGAATCTTCAATGCGAACTTCGAAGAAGCGGCCGTCAAGCAGCTCCTCATCGAATCGGCGTGTGAAGTGATCGTCGTCGCGGACCGTTCCAAGTTCGGAAAGACGGCCCTGGTGGAAATCTGCGGTATGGAACGCATCACGCGGATCGTTACCGATAGGGGAGCCGACCCTGCAGCTCTAGATGCTCTCCGCAGGAATGGCGTGGCGGTCACGCTCGCCTGA
- a CDS encoding MFS transporter — protein MPCAAVQGTPRRGVQDLAAAGGAVVGRAVVQDLASGAEAHRVMSYITMVFGLAPAIAPILGGWLHVLFGWRSVFLFLAAFALLMSVAFFRLLPESLPRGMRHRFRPAGILADYGKVVRNMRFLRLILSMGTFFIGFGLYIGSAASFVINILHQPETGFGWLFVPLVAGMVTGAATSARLTRRFFHRGHHPDRLRRHGGGGAVQRGLHRPVCPRTPLGGPAPHALRLRHEHRCAGDHRHGPCTLSRKPGLGGFAAGLRPDPHPRRRLGVSGAAAL, from the coding sequence GTGCCCTGCGCCGCGGTGCAGGGCACGCCGCGTCGAGGAGTGCAAGATCTTGCGGCGGCGGGCGGAGCCGTGGTGGGAAGGGCGGTCGTGCAGGATCTCGCCTCGGGTGCAGAGGCGCACCGGGTGATGTCCTACATCACCATGGTTTTCGGCCTCGCTCCCGCTATCGCCCCCATTCTCGGCGGATGGCTGCACGTGCTTTTCGGCTGGAGATCGGTCTTTCTCTTCCTCGCGGCCTTTGCCCTGCTCATGAGCGTCGCGTTCTTCCGTCTGCTTCCGGAGAGCCTTCCCCGGGGGATGCGCCACCGCTTCCGACCCGCGGGCATCCTCGCCGACTACGGAAAGGTCGTCCGGAACATGCGCTTTCTCCGGCTGATCCTGTCCATGGGAACCTTCTTCATCGGATTCGGGCTCTACATCGGCTCGGCGGCCAGTTTCGTCATCAACATCCTCCACCAGCCCGAGACCGGATTCGGCTGGCTCTTCGTTCCCCTCGTGGCCGGCATGGTCACGGGGGCCGCCACCTCGGCGCGGCTGACGCGCCGCTTTTTCCACCGGGGCCATCATCCGGATCGGCTTCGGCGTCATGGGGGTGGCGGCGCTGTGCAACGTGGCCTACACCGCCCTGTTTGCCCCCGCACTCCCCTGGGCGGTCCTGCCCCTCATGCTCTACGCCTTCGGCATGAACATCGCTGCGCCGGGGATCACCGTCACGGCCCTTGCACTCTTTCCAGAAAGCCGGGGCTTGGCGGCTTCGCTGCAGGCCTTCGTCCAGACCCTCATCCTCGCCGTCGTCTCGGGGTTTCTGGCGCCGCTGCTCTATGA